Within the Pyrinomonadaceae bacterium genome, the region CACCAGCGCGGAGCGCTGCCCGGAACGCGCGGTGTGCGGCGGCGGCCGCCGGGTTGTTCTCGCGCCACTTTGCGACGGCTCGGCGGTTGACCTAGTGTTCCGACTCCAACGCTTGGTTCCCGCCTTTGATGGTGCGGAGCTGTGACAGGGCGCGGGCCTCGTTGGCGAGGATGGCGTCGGCGGGCTTGGTCCAGACGAACGGCTTCGGCTCGGCGTTGTGTTGGTCGAGGTAGTCTCGGATGGCCTTCTCCAGCTGCCCCACGCTCGTGAAGACGCCGCGCCGGATGCGCTTGGTCGTGATCTCCGCGAAGAACCGCTCGACGAGGTTGAGCCAGGAGGCGGAGGTCGGCGTGAAGTGCAATTGGAAGCGGCGATGCGCGGCGAGCCAAGCCTTCACCTCGGCCGTCTTGTGCGTACCGTAGTTGTCGAGGATGAGATGCACGTCGAGGGGCTTTTTCACGCTCCTGTCGATGCGCTTCAGGAAGCGGATGAACTCGGCCGCGCGATGTCGCGGCAGGCACTCGCCGATCACTTTGCCGCTCTTCACGTCGAGCGCGGCGAACAGCGTCGTGGTGCCGTGGCGCTTGTAGTCGTGCGTCATCGTCGCGGCGCGGCCTTTCTTGAGCGGCAGGCCCGGTTGCGTGCGATCCAGCGCTTGAATCTGGCTCTTTTCATCGACGCACAGCACCAGCGCGCGGTCCGGCGGGTTCATGTAGAGGCCGACGACGTCCGTCACCTTCTCCTCGAACATCGGGT harbors:
- a CDS encoding IS630 family transposase, encoding MKTDVIVTSEDRARLERLVGDRNTPAKVVWRARIVLASAAGNTVKAVARLTGKSKPCVWRWQARFAEEGVEGLLRDKTRPPGRKPLPQSVKLRVLKMTANETPPNATHWSVRTMAKAVGISHTAVQRIWAEAGLKPHLVKRFKVSGDPMFEEKVTDVVGLYMNPPDRALVLCVDEKSQIQALDRTQPGLPLKKGRAATMTHDYKRHGTTTLFAALDVKSGKVIGECLPRHRAAEFIRFLKRIDRSVKKPLDVHLILDNYGTHKTAEVKAWLAAHRRFQLHFTPTSASWLNLVERFFAEITTKRIRRGVFTSVGQLEKAIRDYLDQHNAEPKPFVWTKPADAILANEARALSQLRTIKGGNQALESEH